In Polyodon spathula isolate WHYD16114869_AA chromosome 11, ASM1765450v1, whole genome shotgun sequence, one genomic interval encodes:
- the tmem177 gene encoding transmembrane protein 177, with protein sequence MTGQFNRKLLLFVQKYRTGLLAASCGGIFTVNILYHVFPEETYRKLYQAWHQGEPVSLSDKLQNTFQEVLKDAGVSSPQSYSAFAAFGFHPVAAGIPWAPAGAHVGIPANFNSTAKDAGGITDRVVLINGKEVDWDSSTGRSLKEALTFSREAQKFSVAREVIGLESGGPVLSAAVAPVCVAGTSFSAVAIKQIFSLYTGPLLLRGLVNLAVAASGAACYFLTSDAVSQWLDYRSDRKAAGISKEYARGGVEFYDKMLSRNRTLRILMGKSGEVMYAPSGNLFPTHWIRLKHAPYTSRKAAIVSLLEEQEQ encoded by the coding sequence ATGACGGGCCAGTTCAACAGAAAGCTCTTACTGTTTGTGCAGAAGTACCGGACTGGGCTGCTGGCGGCTTCTTGTGGGGGAATATTCACTGTCAATATTTTATACCATGTGTTTCCTGAGGAAACCTACAGAAAGCTCTACCAGGCCTGGCATCAAGGGGAGCCGGTCAGCCTTTCAGACAAGCTGCAGAACACCTTCCAAGAGGTCCTGAAGGATGCAGGGGTCAGCTCTCCACAGAGCTACAGCGCGTTCGCAGCATTCGGCTTCCACCCGGTGGCAGCTGGGATACCCTGGGCCCCTGCCGGTGCTCATGTTGGCATCCCTGCCAACTTCAACAGCACTGCCAAGGATGCAGGAGGGATCACCGACAGGGTGGTCCTGATAAACGGGAAGGAAGTGGACTGGGACAGCAGCACTGGCAGGTCCCTCAAGGAAGCCTTGACGTTTTCCCGGGAGGCGCAGAAATTCTCTGTTGCGAGAGAGGTCATTGGTTTGGAAAGCGGTGGTCCTGTCTTGAGTGCAGCTGTGGCTCCGGTGTGCGTAGCTGGCACTTCCTTTTCTGCGGTTGCCATCAAGCAAATCTTCAGCCTGTACACTGGCCCCCTGCTACTGCGTGGGCTTGTGAACCTAGCCGTGGCTGCTTCTGGGGCTGCTTGTTACTTTCTCACGTCTGACGCAGTCAGCCAGTGGCTCGATTATAGATCAGACAGAAAGGCAGCCGGTATTTCTAAAGAATATGCCAGAGGCGGCGTCGAGTTTTATGATAAAATGTTGTCCAGAAACAGGACCCTTCGCATTTTGATGGGAAAGAGCGGAGAAGTGATGTACGCCCCGAGTGGCAACTTGTTCCCCACGCACTGGATCAGATTGAAACATGCGCCGTACACATCCAGAAAAGCAGCGATCGTCAGCCTTCTAGAAGAGCAGGAGCAGTAA